The following are from one region of the Aquirufa lenticrescens genome:
- a CDS encoding agmatine deiminase family protein: MFPKEQGYFFPAEWHKHVATWITFPHNDHSWQEEKLDQMYPEYFALIKAISEGEQVRINVNSAALQAFVESQLPVYGIDPAKIEFNIQPTNDAWCRDHGPAFLVKEGSTERLVVNWEYNAWGGKYPPFSDDNALPATIATRLTLPSVSPGIIMEGGSVDFNGAGTVLTSRSCLLNPNRNPHLSQEQIEDYLKNYYGVSQVLWVSDGIVGDDTDGHIDDTVRFVNANTVITMVEPNVEDENHAVLAANLAELKQMTLLDGSPLQIVEIPMPDAVVIDGFRAPGSYANFYICNAGVLVPIFDCTQDEIALGILRQLFTDRPVIGLSAREIIWGQGSFHCLTQQEPAPCV, from the coding sequence ATGTTTCCGAAAGAACAAGGATATTTTTTCCCCGCCGAATGGCATAAACATGTAGCTACCTGGATCACTTTTCCGCATAACGATCATTCGTGGCAAGAGGAGAAATTAGACCAGATGTACCCGGAATATTTTGCCTTAATTAAGGCAATTTCTGAAGGAGAACAAGTGCGAATAAATGTGAATTCCGCTGCTTTGCAGGCTTTTGTGGAAAGCCAATTGCCTGTTTATGGCATTGATCCAGCTAAAATTGAATTCAATATTCAACCCACAAATGATGCGTGGTGCCGTGACCATGGGCCAGCCTTTTTAGTCAAAGAAGGAAGTACAGAACGTTTAGTGGTAAATTGGGAATACAATGCCTGGGGTGGTAAATATCCGCCATTTTCGGATGATAATGCGTTGCCGGCTACGATAGCGACCCGTTTAACTCTTCCTTCTGTTTCTCCTGGTATCATTATGGAGGGAGGATCGGTAGACTTTAATGGAGCAGGTACGGTTTTAACGAGTCGTTCTTGTTTATTGAATCCAAATCGAAATCCTCACCTAAGTCAAGAGCAGATCGAAGACTATTTGAAAAATTATTACGGCGTTTCACAGGTGCTTTGGGTATCTGATGGAATTGTGGGGGATGATACGGATGGTCATATTGATGATACGGTGAGATTTGTGAATGCAAATACGGTGATCACGATGGTGGAACCGAATGTGGAGGATGAAAATCACGCGGTGTTAGCGGCTAATTTGGCAGAATTAAAGCAAATGACGCTGCTAGACGGCTCGCCTTTACAAATAGTGGAGATTCCCATGCCGGATGCCGTGGTAATTGATGGTTTTAGGGCTCCTGGTTCGTATGCGAACTTTTATATCTGTAATGCAGGAGTTTTAGTGCCTATTTTCGATTGTACACAAGACGAAATTGCCTTAGGAATATTGCGTCAATTATTTACGGATCGTCCGGTGATAGGATTGTCGGCACGGGAGATTATTTGGGGACAAGGTAGTTTTCATTGTTTGACTCAGCAAGAACCAGCGCCGTGCGTATAA
- a CDS encoding type III pantothenate kinase: MLLVVDVGNTDIVFGFYEDQTWKAVLRTPTHQPWSANGVVNWIKKEWASKDLGDTLPSLALISSVVPSISPQIQRGLALWLGYTPAVMRPKLYETLAIQVIVPEEIGSDLVANAVYAHENYKSNVLIVDFGTALTFTLVNADGKMEGVSIAPGLKTAVKSLFSQTAQLPEVPLEMPEFNLGTDTVSAIQAGILWGYVGMVKEMISRVKEDKNGDLKVVATGGLSSILTPLASYFDEVNKLITLEGLRLIAERLKA, translated from the coding sequence ATGTTATTAGTTGTGGATGTGGGGAACACGGATATCGTGTTTGGTTTTTATGAAGATCAAACCTGGAAAGCAGTTTTGAGAACGCCTACGCACCAGCCATGGAGCGCCAACGGGGTGGTGAATTGGATTAAGAAGGAATGGGCATCAAAAGACTTAGGGGATACTTTGCCTTCTTTAGCCTTAATTTCCTCTGTAGTACCTTCTATTTCGCCTCAAATTCAACGAGGCCTAGCTTTATGGCTAGGTTATACACCAGCTGTCATGCGGCCTAAACTATATGAGACCTTAGCAATTCAGGTTATTGTTCCGGAAGAAATAGGCTCAGATTTAGTCGCTAACGCCGTGTATGCGCACGAAAACTATAAATCGAATGTGTTGATTGTGGATTTTGGAACTGCCTTAACCTTTACGCTAGTGAATGCAGATGGTAAAATGGAAGGCGTTTCCATAGCGCCTGGTCTTAAAACGGCCGTTAAATCTTTGTTCTCTCAAACAGCGCAATTACCAGAAGTTCCACTCGAAATGCCTGAATTTAATCTAGGAACCGATACGGTTTCGGCGATTCAAGCTGGGATTTTATGGGGTTATGTGGGAATGGTGAAAGAGATGATTAGCCGCGTAAAGGAAGACAAAAATGGGGATTTGAAAGTAGTAGCGACGGGCGGATTGTCCTCGATTTTGACCCCATTAGCCTCGTATTTCGATGAGGTAAATAAATTAATTACGTTAGAAGGTTTGCGCCTGATTGCCGAACGTTTAAAAGCCTAA
- the nadE gene encoding NAD(+) synthase, with protein MKQNVVFSAGSLNQLPLDWEGNRQRILAAISQASAEGSSLLCLPELCISGYGCEDQFLAPFTAAKSWESLELIASEVSEMVAVVGLALPFEGDLYNVSAILAQGKIQALIPKQFLADDGVHYEPRWFKPWPRGQRKMYKGIPLGDYRIHFSGITLGIEICQDAWEGEKRPAYDLARRGVSVICNPTASHFAFGKAEIRKSLSLEGAQIINGAYLFANLLGNEAGRIIFDGDSYIAHEGSILAQTPRFSFQDYTVVSHELTLEKRKDSGEDVVSFEIPIPETHSTKTVEVPAWESSKTKKEHEFSRAVALGLFDYLRKSRSQGWVLSLSGGADSSAIVSLCALSIQYAKEELGWEGLKQKLHYIPLTTPDKAMSELLTTIYQGTVNSSQSTRDSARELAEWIGTQHYVIEIDSIVQGYRDLIEGAIGRPLTWEQDDITLQNVQARVRAPSAWMLANIKNALLLATSNRSEASVGYATMDGDTSGSISPISGIDKSFVRTWLLWLEAQGFKGLHLVNSLEPSAELRPLSEKQVDEEDLMPYPILNTIERLVFYDLMSPHDCLEEVNKRYGAVFAKEKLEEFVRRFFRLWARNQWKRERYAPGFHVDDYSLDPKSWLRFPILSAGLEKDI; from the coding sequence ATGAAGCAGAACGTCGTTTTTTCCGCGGGATCGCTGAATCAATTGCCCTTAGATTGGGAGGGAAATCGCCAGCGTATTTTGGCCGCTATTTCTCAGGCCTCTGCTGAAGGGTCGTCCCTTTTGTGTTTGCCTGAATTATGTATTTCTGGATATGGCTGTGAGGATCAGTTTTTAGCCCCTTTTACGGCCGCTAAATCGTGGGAGTCATTGGAGTTGATCGCTTCAGAAGTTTCAGAAATGGTCGCAGTGGTGGGTTTAGCTTTGCCTTTTGAAGGAGATTTATATAATGTCTCTGCCATTTTAGCGCAGGGTAAGATACAAGCCTTGATCCCCAAACAATTTTTGGCGGATGATGGCGTGCATTATGAACCGCGCTGGTTCAAACCTTGGCCTCGAGGACAGCGGAAAATGTACAAAGGAATTCCATTAGGGGATTACCGTATCCATTTTAGTGGAATCACCTTAGGTATTGAGATTTGCCAAGATGCTTGGGAAGGGGAGAAACGTCCAGCGTATGATTTAGCACGTCGGGGCGTTTCGGTGATTTGTAATCCGACGGCTTCTCACTTTGCGTTTGGTAAAGCAGAAATTAGAAAGTCATTAAGTTTAGAAGGCGCTCAGATTATCAATGGCGCTTATCTATTCGCAAATTTACTGGGCAACGAAGCAGGTCGGATCATTTTTGATGGAGATTCCTACATAGCGCACGAAGGTTCTATTTTAGCCCAAACACCTCGATTCTCCTTTCAAGATTATACGGTAGTTTCCCACGAATTAACGTTGGAAAAACGAAAGGATTCAGGAGAGGATGTAGTGTCCTTTGAAATTCCTATTCCTGAAACGCATTCAACAAAAACCGTCGAAGTCCCAGCTTGGGAAAGTTCAAAGACGAAAAAAGAGCACGAATTTTCTCGCGCCGTAGCTTTAGGTTTATTTGATTATTTACGTAAATCTCGCTCGCAGGGCTGGGTTTTATCATTGTCCGGAGGAGCTGATTCTTCTGCCATTGTTTCCCTTTGTGCGTTGAGTATTCAGTATGCAAAAGAAGAATTAGGCTGGGAGGGTTTGAAGCAAAAGCTGCATTACATTCCCTTGACTACGCCAGATAAGGCGATGTCTGAATTATTAACGACCATTTATCAGGGAACGGTTAATTCCTCCCAAAGCACGCGCGATTCTGCCCGTGAATTAGCGGAATGGATCGGAACACAGCATTATGTGATCGAAATTGATTCGATTGTTCAAGGTTACCGAGACTTAATCGAAGGAGCCATTGGGCGTCCTTTGACCTGGGAACAGGACGATATCACCCTCCAAAACGTACAAGCCCGCGTCCGTGCCCCTAGTGCCTGGATGCTCGCTAATATCAAAAATGCTTTATTACTAGCGACGTCGAATCGCTCGGAGGCGAGTGTGGGTTATGCAACGATGGACGGCGATACGTCGGGTTCGATTTCACCTATTTCTGGTATCGATAAGAGTTTTGTACGGACTTGGTTGCTTTGGTTAGAGGCTCAGGGCTTTAAAGGATTGCATTTAGTGAATAGTCTAGAACCGAGTGCGGAATTGCGTCCATTGTCTGAAAAGCAGGTGGATGAGGAGGATTTGATGCCATATCCGATTTTAAATACGATTGAACGATTAGTATTTTATGATTTAATGTCGCCGCATGACTGTTTAGAAGAGGTGAATAAGCGCTATGGTGCTGTTTTTGCCAAAGAAAAGCTCGAAGAATTCGTTCGCCGATTCTTCCGTCTTTGGGCTCGAAATCAGTGGAAAAGAGAGCGTTATGCGCCTGGATTCCATGTGGATGATTATAGTTTAGATCCGAAGAGTTGGTTACGCTTCCCGATTTTATCAGCGGGATTAGAAAAAGATATATAA
- a CDS encoding 7-carboxy-7-deazaguanine synthase QueE has translation MQSNPKDIKTAVKRAEFTYPVMESFYTLQGEGKYQGHAAYFIRLGGCDVGCHWCDVKESWPVDTHPVKTVETLVAEALENPGRLVVITGGEPLMHDLGPLTEALQETGFRTHIETSGVATTITGTWDWICFSPKKFKAPNEGILALTNELKVVVNHPTDIPWAQEWAEKLPDTTELYLQPEWSKQEQMNPLIVDFVKANPTWRISVQTHKFLQIP, from the coding sequence ATGCAATCCAACCCCAAAGATATAAAAACCGCCGTAAAAAGAGCCGAATTTACCTATCCAGTGATGGAATCTTTTTACACCCTGCAAGGGGAAGGTAAATACCAGGGACACGCCGCCTATTTTATTCGTTTGGGAGGTTGTGACGTGGGTTGCCATTGGTGCGACGTGAAAGAATCCTGGCCAGTGGATACGCATCCCGTAAAAACAGTAGAAACATTAGTGGCTGAAGCACTTGAGAATCCAGGCCGATTAGTGGTCATCACGGGTGGTGAACCATTGATGCACGATTTAGGTCCTTTGACGGAAGCCCTACAAGAAACTGGATTCAGAACGCATATTGAAACTTCCGGTGTCGCAACGACTATTACCGGAACTTGGGATTGGATCTGTTTCTCCCCTAAAAAATTCAAAGCCCCTAATGAAGGTATTTTAGCCCTTACGAACGAACTTAAAGTCGTGGTCAATCATCCTACAGATATCCCTTGGGCACAAGAGTGGGCTGAAAAATTACCTGATACGACGGAATTATACTTGCAACCCGAGTGGTCCAAGCAAGAACAAATGAATCCCCTTATTGTGGATTTCGTGAAAGCGAATCCGACGTGGCGGATTTCGGTTCAAACTCATAAATTTCTTCAGATTCCATAG
- a CDS encoding septal ring lytic transglycosylase RlpA family protein: MRILFFLLFCFSVSAQVQKGQASFYSNRLKGHRTSSGEKYNPAKFTAAHRKLPFNTWLEVYMPKTKKTTFVRIIDRGPHSRKRIIDVSRAAAKDLGLIPYGFATVHIKPVTEKSRIDSLNAMESEEIYEFEPKSATSDSLSRNPQ; this comes from the coding sequence ATGCGGATACTATTTTTCCTTCTGTTTTGTTTTTCTGTCAGCGCTCAGGTCCAAAAAGGGCAGGCGTCTTTCTATTCTAATCGATTGAAAGGACATCGGACAAGTAGTGGGGAGAAGTATAATCCAGCTAAATTCACGGCTGCACATCGAAAGCTGCCTTTTAATACGTGGCTAGAGGTGTATATGCCCAAAACAAAGAAAACCACTTTCGTTCGAATTATCGACCGTGGTCCTCACAGTCGCAAACGAATTATTGATGTATCGAGAGCTGCGGCCAAAGATTTGGGATTAATTCCCTATGGTTTTGCGACGGTTCATATTAAACCGGTAACGGAGAAGTCTCGAATTGATTCCTTGAATGCTATGGAATCTGAAGAAATTTATGAGTTTGAACCGAAATCCGCCACGTCGGATTCGCTTTCACGAAATCCACAATAA
- a CDS encoding citrate synthase, translated as MSQNAVINLDGQTFELPTLVGTENEKAIDIAKLRDLSGYVTYDPGYKNTGATKSAITFLDGEEGILRHCGYSIEELADKASFLEVAYLLLNGELPTQAQLDEFEAAVKKYTVTNEALLKIEQVIPTSTHPMSELSALVGLMEGQYNPAETKENILRLIAALPIFAAWNYKKSIGEALVAPDQSLDYCSNFLKMMFAKPGEDYKVDPIVSKALNKLLILHADHEQNCSTSTVRLIGSSHASLFSSISGGIQALFGPLHGGANQAVIEMLEEIKQAGGDTSKFVAMAKDKTSGFRLMGFGHRVYKNFDPRARIIKVAADDVLTALGVKDPVLTIAQELEAAALSDEYFVARKLYPNVDFYSGIIYRALGIPTDMFTILFAIGRLPGWISQHQEMMTNKEPIGRPRQIYVGSPARAFVDIANR; from the coding sequence ATGTCTCAAAATGCTGTGATTAACCTCGACGGCCAAACGTTCGAATTACCTACTCTAGTAGGAACTGAAAATGAAAAGGCAATCGACATTGCGAAACTTCGCGATTTATCTGGATACGTTACGTATGATCCAGGTTACAAGAACACGGGTGCAACAAAAAGTGCGATTACTTTTTTAGATGGCGAGGAAGGAATTCTGAGACATTGTGGTTATAGCATCGAAGAATTAGCCGATAAAGCTAGCTTCTTAGAAGTGGCTTATTTATTATTAAATGGTGAATTGCCTACACAAGCTCAATTAGATGAGTTCGAAGCTGCGGTAAAGAAATACACGGTAACGAACGAAGCTTTATTGAAAATCGAACAAGTTATTCCGACTTCTACGCACCCAATGAGCGAATTATCAGCTCTGGTAGGTTTAATGGAAGGTCAATATAATCCTGCTGAAACGAAAGAAAACATCTTACGTTTGATTGCTGCCTTGCCTATTTTCGCTGCATGGAACTACAAGAAATCAATTGGCGAAGCATTAGTAGCTCCGGATCAATCTTTGGACTATTGCTCGAACTTCTTGAAAATGATGTTCGCTAAACCAGGCGAAGATTACAAAGTAGATCCAATCGTTTCTAAGGCATTGAACAAATTATTAATCTTGCATGCAGATCACGAGCAAAACTGCTCAACTTCTACTGTTCGTTTGATTGGTTCTTCTCATGCAAGTTTATTCTCTAGTATTTCAGGTGGTATACAAGCGTTATTTGGTCCATTACACGGTGGTGCAAACCAAGCCGTGATTGAGATGTTAGAAGAGATCAAGCAAGCGGGTGGTGATACGTCTAAATTCGTAGCCATGGCTAAGGATAAGACATCAGGCTTCCGTTTGATGGGTTTTGGACACCGTGTATACAAGAATTTTGATCCTCGTGCTCGTATTATTAAGGTAGCTGCGGATGATGTGTTAACGGCTTTAGGCGTTAAAGATCCTGTGTTAACGATCGCTCAAGAATTAGAAGCTGCGGCTTTAAGTGATGAGTATTTCGTGGCTCGTAAATTATACCCGAACGTAGATTTCTACTCTGGTATCATTTACCGCGCTTTGGGCATTCCTACGGACATGTTTACGATCTTATTTGCGATCGGACGTCTTCCAGGTTGGATTTCTCAACACCAAGAAATGATGACAAACAAGGAGCCTATCGGTCGTCCTCGTCAAATCTACGTAGGTTCTCCTGCGCGTGCATTTGTCGATATCGCGAATCGTTAA